A region from the Riemerella anatipestifer genome encodes:
- a CDS encoding RNA polymerase sigma factor codes for MSLETEFLQQIEKHKGVIFKISKMYMDNKNDQEDLFQEIIYQAWKSYPSFQGKSLFSTWLYRVALNTSIVFLRSDKKKINTTDIELSAINKKMENNDVEQQQLELMYKAIQQLGAIDKALIFYYLENYSGKEIAAQMGITEVNVRVKLNRAKQKLKTLINELRTQQ; via the coding sequence ATGTCTCTGGAAACAGAATTTTTACAACAAATAGAGAAGCATAAAGGGGTTATTTTTAAAATATCCAAAATGTATATGGATAATAAAAACGACCAAGAAGATTTGTTTCAAGAGATTATCTATCAAGCGTGGAAATCGTATCCGTCTTTTCAGGGTAAGAGTTTATTTTCTACTTGGCTTTATCGGGTGGCACTTAATACCTCTATTGTTTTTTTAAGAAGTGATAAGAAAAAAATCAATACTACTGATATAGAGCTAAGTGCAATAAATAAGAAGATGGAAAATAATGATGTTGAACAACAGCAATTAGAACTTATGTATAAAGCAATACAACAGCTAGGTGCAATAGATAAAGCACTTATATTCTATTATTTAGAAAATTACTCAGGCAAAGAGATAGCGGCTCAAATGGGAATAACAGAGGTAAATGTAAGAGTGAAACTAAATAGAGCCAAACAAAAATTGAAAACTTTGATTAACGAACTTAGAACTCAACAATAA
- a CDS encoding pirin family protein has product MNTKKIELIAAPRPAHFVGDGFRVHNFIPSGFRLDMKRMDPFIMMDYNSKFYFEPSQTPRGVGVHPHRGFETVTIAYQGKVEHHDSAGGGGIIQEGDVQWMTAGSGVLHKEYHETEWSKKGGIFQMVQLWVNLPSRYKMSPPKYQSIQHTEFPKVSVGENSWVEVIAGEYNGSKGIASTFSPIHMMNTRLKKGARASFSFPAHFNTVALVIEGNIIVNEEEEAPTDHLVLFENSGEDFNIEALDDAVVLILSGEPLNEPIAAHGPFVMNTRAEIIQAFDDFKNNKFGALED; this is encoded by the coding sequence ATGAACACTAAAAAAATAGAGCTTATTGCAGCTCCTAGACCTGCACATTTTGTAGGAGATGGTTTTAGAGTACACAATTTTATTCCTAGCGGATTTAGATTAGATATGAAAAGAATGGATCCTTTCATTATGATGGATTACAATTCTAAGTTTTATTTTGAACCTTCCCAAACTCCTAGAGGTGTAGGCGTACACCCTCATCGTGGTTTTGAAACCGTAACTATAGCTTATCAGGGCAAAGTAGAACATCACGATAGTGCAGGCGGCGGTGGCATTATACAAGAAGGCGATGTACAGTGGATGACGGCTGGTAGCGGTGTACTCCATAAAGAATATCACGAAACTGAATGGAGTAAAAAAGGTGGCATTTTCCAAATGGTGCAACTGTGGGTAAATCTCCCTTCTCGCTATAAAATGAGTCCTCCAAAATACCAATCTATACAACATACAGAGTTTCCTAAAGTCTCTGTTGGCGAAAATAGTTGGGTAGAAGTAATTGCAGGAGAATACAATGGTAGCAAAGGTATCGCAAGTACCTTCAGCCCAATACATATGATGAATACAAGACTGAAAAAAGGTGCTAGAGCTTCATTTAGTTTCCCTGCTCATTTTAACACCGTTGCTTTGGTTATAGAGGGCAACATTATTGTAAACGAAGAGGAAGAAGCTCCTACAGACCATTTAGTTTTGTTTGAAAATAGTGGCGAAGATTTCAACATAGAAGCCCTAGATGATGCTGTTGTACTTATCCTTAGTGGAGAACCACTTAACGAACCTATAGCCGCTCACGGTCCGTTTGTAATGAACACTAGAGCAGAGATTATTCAGGCTTTTGATGACTTTAAAAACAATAAATTCGGAGCCTTAGAAGATTAA
- a CDS encoding PglZ domain-containing protein translates to MAKKILWIDDEVDLLKPHIVFLENKGYQVTPINNVNEALEILDEESFSLVLLDENMPGISGLDAIPLLKEKNSAMKIVMVTKSEEEHIMEQAIGSQIADYILKPVNPNQVLLSLKKNLQSDDLVEQQTKQEYQQEFRNISMELSYLNTYEDWSNYYKKILGWEIKFDKVFDNEFADLLQSQKEEANIQFAKFIERNYENWLNSNEKPLMSHTLFKEKVKPEMQNDKALLLMIDNLRYDQWKVIEPLFLKFYNKTLETSYYSILPTATQYARNAFFAGLMPSEIEKRFPDQWLNDNEEGNKNEAEQDFLKDQMKRLGLSSKTMKYIKVLNSDFEQKVLEDFHQHQNKDLVVVVYNFIDILSHAKTDNSIVNQLIRDDKTFRSLTLNWFENAPIMRLIKQAAESGFKLIITTDHGTIYVKKPSKVVGDRETSTNIRYKTGKSISYEDADVWAISQPEKLFLPKGNLSSKYVFAKNNTFLAYPKNYNHFVNYYKETYQHGGISLEECIIPFCVLEPK, encoded by the coding sequence ATGGCTAAAAAAATATTATGGATAGATGACGAGGTAGATTTATTAAAACCTCATATCGTATTCTTAGAAAACAAAGGTTATCAGGTAACGCCCATCAATAATGTTAATGAAGCCTTAGAAATATTAGACGAAGAAAGTTTTTCATTAGTTCTTTTGGACGAAAATATGCCTGGTATTTCTGGGCTAGATGCCATACCATTACTAAAAGAAAAAAATTCAGCAATGAAAATTGTAATGGTAACTAAAAGCGAAGAAGAACACATTATGGAGCAAGCCATAGGTTCGCAAATTGCCGATTATATCCTAAAACCTGTAAATCCTAACCAAGTTCTGCTCTCTTTGAAAAAAAATCTACAAAGCGACGACCTTGTAGAACAACAAACCAAGCAAGAATATCAGCAAGAGTTCAGAAACATAAGTATGGAATTAAGCTATCTTAACACTTATGAAGATTGGAGTAATTATTACAAAAAAATATTGGGCTGGGAAATTAAGTTTGATAAAGTATTTGATAACGAATTTGCCGACTTGCTACAATCTCAAAAGGAGGAAGCCAACATACAGTTTGCCAAGTTTATAGAAAGAAACTACGAAAATTGGCTCAATTCAAATGAGAAGCCTCTTATGAGCCATACGCTTTTTAAAGAAAAGGTAAAACCAGAAATGCAGAATGATAAAGCTCTGCTACTTATGATAGATAATCTAAGGTATGACCAATGGAAAGTCATTGAACCATTGTTTCTTAAATTCTATAACAAAACTCTAGAAACCTCATATTACAGCATCTTACCTACGGCTACCCAATACGCTAGAAATGCTTTTTTTGCTGGACTAATGCCTTCCGAAATAGAAAAAAGGTTTCCTGACCAATGGCTGAACGACAACGAAGAAGGCAATAAAAACGAAGCCGAACAAGATTTCTTAAAAGACCAAATGAAGCGTTTAGGATTATCTTCTAAGACAATGAAATACATTAAAGTCTTAAACTCTGATTTTGAACAAAAGGTTTTAGAAGATTTTCATCAACATCAAAATAAAGATTTAGTGGTAGTTGTCTATAATTTTATAGATATTTTATCCCACGCCAAAACGGATAACTCTATCGTTAATCAGTTGATTAGAGATGATAAAACTTTCCGTTCTCTTACCTTAAATTGGTTTGAAAACGCTCCTATTATGAGACTGATTAAACAAGCCGCAGAGTCTGGTTTTAAACTCATCATCACTACAGACCACGGCACTATCTATGTTAAAAAGCCAAGTAAAGTTGTAGGCGACCGAGAAACTTCCACCAATATCCGCTATAAAACGGGAAAAAGCATTTCTTATGAAGATGCAGATGTGTGGGCAATTAGCCAGCCAGAGAAGCTATTTCTCCCCAAAGGCAATCTAAGTAGCAAGTATGTATTTGCTAAGAATAACACCTTTTTAGCATATCCAAAAAACTACAATCACTTTGTTAATTATTATAAAGAAACCTATCAGCACGGTGGCATTTCTTTGGAAGAATGCATTATTCCATTTTGTGTTTTAGAACCTAAATAA
- a CDS encoding LIC_10190 family membrane protein, whose product MLYLLLSVGVIFPSLLGIGMLFEKLLGKLWEEKLSSAFFAGCMGLSLVWAVLAFAMPINRVVEVSSLVLGLSAFVYFKIYRVLGTFITRNYLIFAPLLFVVLLFGSGYPFILDHFGYYVPSIKWIAEVGLVKGIGNLDLILGQMSLWHILQAGFSNTSDVFLRLNVVLLLGYIIYIIEKKAWVHFIFLPILLLFLQSPSTDLPVIIGSLIVLNEVLNKNHNVSALFGFSVWIFSIKPTIMWLPLMVFLYAFLIRKFFYRLIMVGLGVVSIFMIKNWYCFGFPVFPVQVLDLDLSWKPNEILLKNSAETAILKTYDFQYSYEVIKQFSVWESIKNWIFLKGIKGVINIAFVLSLLTLLLFAIKSKSRLIWLIVISIFIKSVLVLLFSAQYRFFLEVFFVVVLLIFRSWFSAKKVAFVSIIGTLGMSVFLFTPSLIVKYIPSFRLGGFIKNIELSQVVKPATYKYQRYKTFTIGNLTFNVVDNYPFSFDTPLPAISPSFLELYLEAGIFPQKIGSNLKEGFVWKKLSNEDKEQLQQIVNGFYINEKR is encoded by the coding sequence ATGCTTTATCTGTTACTTTCCGTAGGCGTTATTTTCCCTAGTTTGTTGGGGATAGGAATGCTGTTTGAAAAATTATTAGGAAAGTTGTGGGAAGAAAAACTATCCTCTGCTTTTTTTGCAGGGTGTATGGGTTTGAGTTTGGTATGGGCGGTTTTAGCATTTGCAATGCCTATCAATAGAGTAGTAGAAGTCTCTAGTTTGGTCTTAGGATTAAGTGCTTTTGTTTATTTTAAAATATATCGCGTTTTAGGAACTTTTATCACTAGAAACTATTTGATTTTTGCTCCGTTACTTTTTGTCGTGTTGCTTTTTGGGAGTGGGTATCCATTTATTTTAGACCATTTTGGCTATTATGTACCTAGCATTAAATGGATTGCAGAGGTAGGTCTAGTAAAGGGAATTGGGAACTTAGATTTAATATTAGGGCAAATGTCCCTTTGGCATATTTTACAGGCTGGATTTTCTAATACTTCCGATGTTTTTCTGAGGTTGAATGTAGTATTGCTTTTAGGATATATCATTTATATTATAGAAAAAAAGGCGTGGGTTCATTTTATATTTTTGCCTATTTTGTTATTGTTTTTACAATCGCCAAGTACAGATTTACCAGTTATTATAGGCTCTTTAATAGTCTTGAATGAAGTTTTGAATAAAAACCATAATGTGTCAGCATTGTTTGGGTTTTCGGTTTGGATTTTCAGTATAAAACCTACCATAATGTGGCTACCATTGATGGTATTTTTATATGCTTTTTTGATACGGAAATTTTTTTATAGGTTAATAATGGTAGGTTTAGGTGTGGTGTCTATTTTTATGATTAAAAATTGGTATTGCTTTGGATTTCCCGTTTTTCCAGTACAAGTTTTGGATTTAGACTTGAGTTGGAAACCTAACGAAATTTTGCTTAAAAATTCTGCCGAAACCGCTATCCTTAAAACTTATGATTTTCAATATTCTTACGAGGTAATAAAGCAATTTTCGGTTTGGGAAAGTATTAAAAATTGGATATTTCTGAAAGGCATAAAAGGAGTTATCAATATAGCTTTTGTTTTGAGTTTGTTGACATTACTATTATTTGCTATTAAAAGTAAAAGCCGTTTGATTTGGCTGATTGTAATATCAATTTTTATTAAAAGCGTTTTGGTATTGCTATTTTCGGCACAATACCGGTTTTTCTTAGAAGTGTTTTTTGTAGTTGTTCTTTTAATTTTTAGAAGTTGGTTTTCCGCTAAGAAAGTGGCTTTTGTGAGTATTATAGGTACTTTAGGTATGTCTGTATTTTTATTTACTCCATCTTTAATTGTGAAATATATTCCTAGCTTTAGGTTGGGCGGATTTATTAAAAACATAGAACTTTCTCAAGTCGTAAAACCTGCGACTTACAAATACCAACGGTATAAAACTTTTACAATAGGTAATCTGACTTTTAATGTAGTGGATAATTATCCTTTTAGTTTTGATACGCCACTTCCAGCTATTTCTCCTAGTTTCTTGGAACTTTATTTAGAAGCAGGGATTTTTCCTCAAAAAATAGGTTCAAATTTAAAAGAAGGTTTTGTTTGGAAAAAATTATCTAACGAAGATAAAGAGCAATTACAACAGATTGTTAATGGATTTTATATAAATGAAAAAAGATAG
- the ribD gene encoding bifunctional diaminohydroxyphosphoribosylaminopyrimidine deaminase/5-amino-6-(5-phosphoribosylamino)uracil reductase RibD, producing the protein MSYEKYMSRCIALAEKARGNTYPNPLVGAVIVHNGIIIGEGYHHKAGEPHAEINAINSVENKGLLKESTIYVSLEPCSHFGRTPPCAAKITEIGFKKVVIGSADSNEKVSGKGKKMIEEAGIEVVDKVLEEQCRWLNRRFFTFHEKKRPYIILKWAESNDGFIDRNFVPTPISNTLASQYVHKMRAEEHAILVGTQTALNDNPTLDVRHLDGRNPIRVLIDLELKVPRSFNIFNTNAPTIIFNLYKNCEQDHLKWIKIDRENFLEELMYHLYEQQIQSIIIEGGSKMLNTFIEAQLWDEVVVIKASNLTLNNGTKAPTFNEKPYRKKQMRDNVLNFYKK; encoded by the coding sequence ATGTCTTACGAAAAATATATGAGTAGATGTATTGCCTTGGCAGAGAAGGCTAGAGGTAACACTTACCCTAATCCTTTGGTGGGAGCGGTAATTGTACACAATGGCATCATCATAGGGGAAGGCTATCATCACAAGGCAGGAGAACCTCATGCAGAAATTAACGCCATCAATTCGGTGGAGAACAAAGGGCTTTTAAAAGAATCAACGATTTATGTTTCATTAGAGCCTTGTTCTCACTTTGGGAGAACACCACCTTGTGCTGCTAAAATCACAGAAATTGGTTTCAAAAAAGTGGTTATAGGCTCCGCTGATTCTAATGAAAAAGTGAGTGGCAAAGGAAAAAAAATGATAGAAGAAGCAGGAATAGAAGTGGTTGATAAAGTGTTGGAGGAACAATGCCGATGGCTTAACAGAAGGTTTTTTACTTTCCACGAGAAAAAAAGACCATACATTATACTGAAATGGGCAGAGTCTAACGATGGTTTTATAGACCGAAATTTTGTTCCAACGCCTATATCCAATACTTTGGCATCTCAATATGTACATAAGATGAGAGCCGAAGAACACGCTATTTTGGTTGGGACACAAACGGCACTTAATGATAACCCAACTTTAGATGTAAGGCATCTTGACGGTAGAAATCCTATCAGAGTTTTAATAGATTTGGAGCTTAAAGTTCCTCGAAGTTTTAATATTTTCAATACTAATGCTCCTACCATTATTTTTAACCTTTATAAAAACTGTGAGCAAGACCATTTGAAATGGATAAAAATTGATAGAGAAAATTTTCTAGAAGAACTGATGTATCATTTGTATGAACAGCAGATACAATCTATCATTATAGAAGGCGGAAGCAAGATGTTAAATACCTTTATTGAAGCTCAACTTTGGGATGAGGTAGTGGTAATTAAAGCGTCTAATTTAACTTTGAATAATGGAACTAAAGCTCCTACATTCAATGAAAAACCTTATCGAAAAAAACAGATGAGAGATAATGTTTTAAATTTTTATAAAAAATAA
- a CDS encoding DUF349 domain-containing protein yields MNKETLNSGQEELNTPQPNQEVKANTVLEPSSYQDQELEVEEEDHDDDDHEENEKLSLKELVDKLEKLINLENAGEEIQKFNALRKSISEQIDEITENKKQEFEAADNDPSEVFSYEHPLQAKFSALINIFKEKRDLFIQKQEEEHQKNLEVRLGIVEKLKNLYTNTEPGTDLFKAIREIKEAWANAGKVAKSEFKNLNNNYYHHLNGFYQMLDLNKEYREQEYAHNLEKRQHIIARAKELLVEPLVQKALNELQYLHKLWREEAEPVAEEFRDSTWEEFKEISNQIHDRKTELFAAREVEQKENLEKKNAIITQIKALGSPEKPNHNYWQKSIKKMEELREEFIKLGSVPRKLSTQNWTDFKQSVRAFNSAKNEFYKGLKQTQINNLEEKYKLIKVAQDNKNSEDWETMVPLFKKLQKDWQAIGHVPKSQANKVWDAFREACNFFFDQYRTKSEAAGDDWNENFKQKKGLLEELKKIEKGENSLEIIEDIKNKWNAIGKVPKDKLGINSEFNKTLKQKLKLNNLNEFDIKEEGLSESQITDRARKLKNQIIDLEAEVVKLENNLSFFNNPTRENPLLTDTFEKIDDKKAQLESLRITLHQMISGE; encoded by the coding sequence ATGAACAAAGAAACTCTGAACTCTGGACAAGAAGAATTGAACACCCCTCAACCCAACCAAGAAGTAAAGGCAAATACTGTTTTAGAACCTTCGTCTTATCAGGATCAGGAGTTGGAAGTTGAAGAAGAAGACCACGATGATGATGACCACGAAGAGAACGAAAAATTATCTTTGAAAGAGTTGGTAGATAAGTTAGAGAAGCTCATCAATTTAGAGAATGCAGGAGAGGAGATTCAGAAATTCAATGCACTTAGAAAATCTATTTCTGAGCAAATAGATGAAATAACAGAAAACAAAAAACAGGAGTTTGAAGCAGCGGATAATGACCCTTCGGAGGTTTTCAGCTACGAGCACCCTTTACAAGCAAAGTTTTCTGCACTCATCAATATTTTTAAAGAGAAGAGAGACCTCTTTATTCAAAAGCAAGAGGAAGAACATCAAAAAAATCTAGAGGTAAGGTTAGGGATTGTGGAGAAACTTAAAAATCTTTACACCAATACAGAACCAGGGACAGACCTCTTCAAAGCTATAAGAGAAATAAAAGAGGCTTGGGCTAATGCAGGTAAAGTAGCAAAGTCGGAGTTTAAAAATCTGAATAATAACTACTATCATCACCTCAACGGTTTTTACCAAATGCTAGACCTCAACAAAGAATACCGTGAGCAAGAGTATGCCCATAATTTGGAAAAGAGACAGCACATCATCGCTCGTGCTAAGGAGTTATTGGTAGAGCCATTGGTACAAAAAGCACTTAATGAGTTGCAATATCTCCACAAACTTTGGAGAGAGGAGGCAGAACCTGTGGCAGAAGAGTTTAGGGATAGCACTTGGGAGGAATTTAAGGAAATTTCTAACCAAATACATGATAGAAAAACCGAACTTTTCGCAGCGAGAGAAGTAGAGCAAAAAGAAAATCTAGAGAAGAAAAACGCTATTATTACTCAAATTAAGGCTTTAGGGTCGCCAGAAAAACCTAACCATAATTATTGGCAGAAATCCATTAAGAAAATGGAAGAGCTAAGAGAAGAGTTTATAAAGTTAGGTAGTGTTCCTAGAAAGCTTTCTACCCAAAATTGGACTGATTTTAAGCAAAGCGTAAGAGCCTTTAACTCTGCTAAAAACGAGTTTTATAAAGGTCTTAAACAAACTCAAATCAACAACTTAGAAGAAAAATACAAGTTGATAAAAGTGGCTCAAGACAACAAAAACTCCGAAGATTGGGAGACTATGGTGCCGCTATTCAAGAAACTTCAGAAAGACTGGCAGGCGATAGGGCACGTGCCTAAAAGTCAAGCAAATAAAGTGTGGGACGCGTTCCGTGAAGCGTGCAACTTTTTCTTTGACCAATACAGAACCAAAAGCGAAGCGGCTGGAGACGATTGGAACGAAAACTTTAAGCAGAAGAAAGGTCTCCTAGAAGAACTTAAAAAAATAGAGAAAGGAGAAAACTCTCTAGAAATAATAGAGGATATTAAAAATAAATGGAATGCCATAGGCAAGGTGCCTAAGGATAAGTTGGGCATCAATTCGGAGTTTAATAAAACTCTAAAGCAAAAGCTGAAACTTAATAACCTTAATGAGTTTGATATTAAGGAGGAAGGCTTATCCGAATCTCAAATTACTGATAGAGCTCGTAAACTTAAAAACCAAATTATCGACCTTGAGGCTGAAGTGGTTAAGCTGGAAAACAATCTTTCTTTCTTTAACAATCCAACGAGAGAGAATCCGTTGTTAACAGATACTTTTGAGAAAATTGACGATAAGAAAGCTCAATTGGAGAGCCTTAGGATTACATTACATCAAATGATTTCGGGAGAATAA
- a CDS encoding shikimate dehydrogenase family protein: protein MGKQLGLIGRNISYSFSQKYFEAKFKKLFIKDISYHILDLPSIESVTALWSNPRLVGFNVTIPYKVEIINYLDELSEEAQAIGAVNTVSIKYGKKIGYNTDAYGFERTLDLHLKPTHQKALVLGDGGAAKAVKFVLERKGIPYLVVSRRGAIKFEQLTKEHLSEYQIIIQCTPVGTYPNVEDCVPFPFDGLSDEHLVLDLIYNPERTKLIKEAQKRGAKTANGLFMLEQQAEKAWEIWNLV from the coding sequence ATGGGAAAACAGTTGGGGCTTATAGGGAGAAACATATCATACTCCTTCTCTCAAAAATATTTTGAAGCCAAGTTTAAGAAGTTATTTATCAAAGATATTTCCTACCATATTTTAGATTTGCCCAGTATAGAGAGCGTTACAGCATTATGGTCTAATCCAAGATTGGTGGGCTTTAATGTTACCATTCCGTACAAAGTAGAAATTATAAACTACCTAGATGAGCTTAGCGAAGAAGCCCAAGCCATAGGAGCGGTAAATACAGTAAGCATTAAATACGGCAAGAAGATAGGCTACAATACAGATGCCTATGGTTTTGAACGAACCTTAGACCTCCATCTTAAACCTACTCATCAGAAGGCACTTGTACTAGGCGATGGTGGGGCGGCTAAAGCCGTTAAATTTGTGTTAGAGCGTAAGGGTATTCCGTATCTTGTGGTCTCTAGGCGAGGGGCAATCAAGTTTGAGCAGCTTACCAAAGAGCATTTGTCTGAATATCAAATCATCATACAATGTACTCCCGTAGGTACTTATCCTAATGTGGAAGACTGTGTCCCATTTCCGTTTGATGGGCTTTCGGACGAACACTTGGTATTAGACCTTATCTATAATCCCGAACGAACTAAACTCATCAAAGAAGCTCAAAAAAGAGGGGCTAAAACAGCTAATGGGCTATTTATGTTGGAACAACAGGCAGAAAAAGCCTGGGAAATTTGGAATTTAGTATAA